The window TACTAAGTATGGAACACCTACTTGACGAGATAAAAGGATGTGTTCACGTGTTTGTGGCATTGGACCATCAGCAGCAGATACTACTAAGATACCGCCATCCATTTGAGCAGCGCCTGTGATCATGTTTTTAACATAGTCGGCGTGTCCTGGGCAGTCAACGTGTGCGTAGTGACGAGTATCAGTTTCGTATTCTACGTGAGAAGTATTGATTGTGATACCACGCTCTTTTTCTTCTGGAGCGTTGTCGATATCAGCGTATGACTTCGCTTCCCCACCCATTTTTTTAGAAAGAACTGTTGCGATTGCAGCAGTTAAAGTAGTTTTACCATGGTCAACGTGTCCAATTGTACCAACGTTAGCATGGGTTTTAGAACGGTCAAATTTTTCTTTAGCCATTAGAAAAAGCCTCCTCAGAGATATGTTTTAATTTTTTTTTATTCTAAGATTGCTGATTACAAACAGGGCCCCGTTCATAACCAGTCAATCATAGCTTACAAATTATTTATACTTCATGCAAGATGAAAATTCAATTATTCACCTTTATTTTTTTTGATGATATCTTCAGAAATTGATTTTGGTACTTCTTCATAATGATCAAATGTCATTGAGAATACACCGCGACCTTGAGTTCCTGAACGTAAAGTTGTAGCATATCCGAACATTTCAGATAGTGGCACCATTGCGCGTACTACTTGTGAGTTACCACGAGCATCCATACCCTCTACGCGACCGCGACGAGCAGTAATGTTACCCATAATATCACCAAGGTACTCTTCTGGAATTACAACTTCAACTTTCATCATTGGTTCTAAGATAACTGCGTTACATTGCTTCGCAGCTTCTTTAAGAGCCATAGATGCAGCAATTTTGAACGCCATCTCATTCGAGTCAACGTCATGGTAAGAACCGAATACTAATTTTGCTTTAATGTCGATAAGTGGGTAACCAGCTACTACACCGCGATCTAAAGAATCACGTAAACCAGCTTCTACAGCAGGAATGTATTCACGAGGTACAACACCACCAACGATAGCGTTTTCGAATTCGAAACCTTTACCCTCTTCGTTTGGAGAGAACTCGATCGTTACGTCACCGTATTGACCGCGACCACCAGATTGACGAGTGAATTTACCTTGAACCTTAGCAGAGCCACGGAATGTTTCACGGTAAGATACCATTGGAGCACCTACGTTAGCTTCTACTTTGAATTCACGCTTCATACGGTCAACTAGGATATCTAAGTGTAACTCACCCATACCAGAGATGATTGTTTGTCCAGTTTCTGTGTCAGTATGAGCACGGAAAGTTGGATCTTCTTCTTGTAATTTAGCTAATGCTTGACCCATTTTATCTTGGTCAGCTTTAGATTTTGGTTCTACAGAAAGTGAAATTACTGGCTCAGGGAAGTCCATTGATTCAAGAATAACTAGGTTTTTCTCGTCACATAATGTATCACCAGTTGTAGTGTCTTTAAGACCTACAGCTGCTGCGATATCCCCAGCGAATACTTTCGCGATCTCTTCACGTGAGTTAGCGTGCATTTGTAGGATACGACCTACACGTTCACGTTTACCTTTAGAAGAGTTTTGTACATATGAACCAGCGTCTAATACACCAGAATATACACGGAAGAATGTTAATTTACCTACGAAAGGATCTGTCATAACTTTGAATGCAAGAGCTGAGAATGGCTCTTCATCAGAAGAATGACGGATAACTGCTTCATCACCATCAACATTAGTACCATTAATCGCTGGTACGTCAGTTGGTGCTGGTAGGTAATCAACTGCTGCGTCTAGCATTTTACGAACACCTTTGTGTTTGAATGCTGTACCACATAAAACAGGGTAGAATTCAACTGCAATCGTTGCTTTACGGATAGCCGCTTTAAGCTCTGTAACAGTGATTTCTTCACCCTCAAGATATTTTACCATAAGATCTTCGTCAACACTTGCAACAGCATCGATTAATTTCTCACGGTATTCTTCAGCTTGTGCTAAATGTTCTGCAGGAATTTCTCCTTCAGTAACTGCTGTACCTTCTTCGTTTCCGTAGAAAGTAGCTTTCATTTCTACTAAATCGATAATTGCTGAGAATTGATCCTCAGCACCGATTGGTAGTTGGATTGGGTGAGCGTTTGCTTGTAAACGGTCATGTAACGTTCCTACAGAATATAAGAAGTCTGCTCCCATTTTATCCATTTTGTTGATAAATACGATACGTGGTACACCGTATGTTGTAGCTTGACGCCAAACAGTTTCTGTTTGAGGCTCAACACCAGATTGAGCATCAAGTACAGTTACAGCACCATCTAGAACGCGTAAAGAACGTTCAACTTCTACAGTGAAGTCTACGTGTCCTGGAGTATCGATAATATTAATACGGTGGTTGTTCCATTGAGCTGTTGTTGCAGCAGAAGTGATCGTGATACCACGCTCTTGTTCTTGCTCCATCCAGTCCATTTGCGAACCGCCGTCATGTGTTTCACCGATTTTGTGGATCTTACCAGTGTAATAAAGGATACGCTCTGTTGTTGTTGTTTTACCAGCATCAATGTGAGCCATGATCCCAATATTACGAGTTTTCTCTAGAGAGAATTCGCGTTTCATAGGAAATTTCTCCTTCCATATTGGGTTAACTATTTAAGTAAAATTTAAGCTCTAGTTTCCTAGAGCTTAAATCAAATTACCAGCGATAGTGAGCGAATGCTTTGTTAGCTTCCGCCATTTTGTGCATATCTTCACGTTTCTTAACAGAAGCACCAGTGTTATTAGAAGCGTCTAAGATTTCGTTAGCTAAACGCTCTTCCATAGTTTTCTCACCACGAAGACGAGAATAGTTAACTAGGTAGCGAAGACCTAAAGTTGAACGACGTTCTGGACGAACTTCAACCGGTACTTGGTAGTTAGAACCACCAACGCGGCGAGCGCGTACTTCAAGAACTGGCATTACATTGTTTAATGCTGATTCAAATACTTCTAAAGGATTTTGACCTGAACGCTCTTGAACTAATTCGAAAGCTCCGTATAAAATCTTTTGAGAAGTACCTCTTTTACCATCAACCATCATTTTATTGATTAAACGAGTTACTAGCTTTGAGTTATAAAGTGGATCTGGTAACACGTCACGTTTGGAAACAGGACCTTTACGAGGCATGTGTTTTCCTCCTTTCAAATAGTAATTACATATTTTAAGTTAAATTATTTTTTTTCTTTCGGGCGTTTAGTACCGTATTTAGAACGAGATTGTAAACGACCATTAACACCAGCTGTATCTAATGCACCACGTACGATGTGGTAACGAACTCCAGCTAAGTCTTTTACGCGTCCGCCACGGATAAGTACAACACTGTGTTCTTGTAGGTTGTGACCTTCACCTGGGATATACGCAGTAACCTCAAGTAGGTTAGATAAGCGTACACGCGCATATTTACGTAAAGCCGAGTTCGGTTTACGTGGTGTCATTGTACCAACACGAGTACAAACTCCGCGTTTTTGTGGAGATTTAACGTTAGTTAAAGATTTTTTAAATGAGTTATATCCTTTGTTTAACGCTGGAGATTTTGATTTCGTGCTATTAGATTGACGAGGCTTACGTACTAATTGGTTAATTGTAGGCATCGATTTGTCCTCCCTTCATTTTTTCCTTGTTTCAATACCACACATCCAGGTGGTTCATTTTTTGGGTAAAAACAAAGTCTTTGTGCATTTATACACACAAAAACTACATCGCAGTAATCGCAACAACCGCAGCGCTAACATGAATGCCGCAAGCTTTACCAAGTTCTATTTTTGAATTAACAAGATAAACTGGTATCCCGATTTCTTTCGCGAGAAGAATGGCCGGATCGGTTACCCAATTGTCTGCATCAATTGCAACAAAAAGAGCTGTTACTTGTCCAGCACGCATCGCTTTCACTGCTTGCTTTATACCTATGATTGTTTTACTAGCCTGTTTTACTTGATCATAAGACATTTGCATATCCTCCAAAGTACAGACAGTTAACTATCAACCTTCAATATATTATCATTTCAAACTTACACTGTCAACCAATATCATTAAAGAATATCTGTTCTTTTTTAGCGGTATAAATACACAGTTATTTTTAGAAAAACTCCGGCAGAGGGATTATCCTCTACCGGAATTAATTTGTTGAAAGTTTGTTACTCAGTTACTGTTAATTCTTTACCATCTTGCTCCATACGGATTTGACGATAACGTTGCATACCAGTACCTGCTGGAACAAGCTTACCGATAATTACATTTTCCTTCAGACCTAGAAGTTCATCACGCTTACCTTTAATTGCAGCATCCGTTAACACACGAGTTGTTTCTTGGAATGATGCAGCGGATAAGAATGATTCTGTTTCAAGAGAAGCTTTTGTAATACCTAAAATGACAGGACGACAAGTTGCTGGATTTTTGCCTTTTAATACAGACTCAGCATTTGCCTCAGAGAATTGGTGAATATCTAGTAATGAGCCTGGTAATAAGTCTGTATCACCCGCTTCGATTACACGAACTTTACGAAGCATTTGGCGAACCATTACTTCGATATGTTTGTCACCGATTTCTACCCCTTGCATACGGTATACTTTTTGTACTTCTTTTAACAGATATTCTTGAACTGTCGATACGTCTTTTACTTTTAGTAATTGTTTCGGATCGATAGAACCTTCTGTTAATGTTTGACCAGGGATAATCGCGTCACCTTCTTGCACTTTTAATCGTGCGTTGTATGGTGCCTGATATTTACGTGTTTCCACGTCACCTTGGACAGTAATTTCTTTTAGTCCTTCACGAATTTCTTCGATTTCAACAACTGTACCTGAGATTTCCGAAATAACGGATTGACCTTTTGGATTACGCGCTTCGAAAATCTCCTGAATACGTGGAAGACCTTGTGTGATATCGTTACCGGCTACCCCACCTGTATGGAATGTACGCATCGTTAACTGTGTACCTGGCTCACCAATTGATTGCGCAGCAATAATACCTACTGCCTCACCAACTTCTACGCCTTCACCAGTTGCTAAGTTCATACCATAACATTTTTTACATACGCCATGCTTTGTATTACATGTGAATGCTGAACGGATTGTAAGTTCTTCGATATTGGCATCGGAAATAACACGAGCAACATCTTGAGTGATTAAACCATCACGTTCTAAAATAACTGCGCCTGTTTCTGGATGGCGAATTGTTTTCTTCGTATAACGACCAACAATACGTTCGTCTAACGCTTCAATTAATTCGTTGCCTTCCATTAAAGCTCCAATTAATAAACCACGGTCTGTACCACAGTCGTCTTCACGAACGATTACATCTTGTGCAACGTCTACTAAACGACGAGTTAAGTAACCTGAATCGGCTGTTTTTAGTGCTGTATCGGCAAGACCTTTACGCGCACCGTGAGTAGAGATGAAGTACTCTAATACTGTTAAACCTTCACGGAATGAAGACTTGATTGGTAACTCAATGATACGACCAGCCGGGTTGGCCATCAGACCACGCATACCAGCTAACTGTGTAAAGTTCGATGCGTTACCACGGGCACCAGAGTCAGACATCATGAAGATTGGGTTTGTTTTTTGTAATGAGTTCATCAGCTTACCTTGGATAATATCCTTAGCATTCGACCAACTTGAAATTACACGATCATAACGCTCTTCTTCAGTGATTAAACCACGACGGAATTGCATCATTACCTTATCTACTTTTTCTTGTGCTTCTTCTAAGATGACACCTTTATCTGGTAATACCACGATATCGGATACACCTACAGTAATACCTGCACGTGTAGAATATTTGAAACCTAAGTCTTTCATGCGGTCAAGCATTTTAGACGTTTCTGTAATATGGAATTCTTTAAACACTTCAGCAATTACATTTCCTAAAAACTTCTTACGGAAAGGATCAATAACTGGTACATTTGTGAAATGCTTCGCTAATACTGCACGGCGTTGTGCTTGGATTTTTTCTTCTTCAGATAAACCAGCATAGCCCTCAGTTGCTTCAATTTCTTTCAGTAATTCATCGGCAATTGTTAAATCAACGAAATATTTTTCAGGCGTTTTTTGCTCTAAGTTTACAGACGTTGGCTCATTAATATACGGGAATGAGCGTGGTAAAATTTCATTAAAGATTACTTTACCTACTGTTGATAATAAGAACATTTTATTTTGCTCTTCAGTAAACGTTGGATTGTTTAAAGAACTTGCTTTAATTGCAATACGAGAATGTAAGTGAACATGACCGTTTTGGTATGCAATTAACACTTCATTGGCATCGTTGAAGATTGAACCTTCACCAACTGAGCCTTCACGTTCAAGCGTTAAGTAATAGTTACCTAATACCATATCCTGAGATGGTGTTACTACTGGCTTACCATCTTTCGGGTTTAAGATGTTTTGAGCAGCTAACATTAATAATCGAGCTTCTGCTTGTGCTTCTGCTGATAATGGTACGTGAACCGCCATTTGGTCACCATCAAAGTCAGCGTTATAAGCTGTACATACTAATGGGTGAAGACGAATTGCACGACCTTCTACTAATGTAGGCTCAAATGCTTGGATACCAAGACGGTGAAGTGTCGGTGCACGGTTAAGTAATACCGGATGCTCACGAATCACATCTTCTAAAACATCCCAAACTTCATTGTGTAAACGCTCAATTTTACGTTTTGCACTCTTAATGTTATGAGCAAGGCCACGTTCTACTAATTCTTTCATTACGAAAGGCTTAAATAGTTCGATTGCCATTTCTTTCGGAAGACCACATTGGTACATTTTTAAGTTTGGACCTACTACGATAACTGAACGACCAGAATAGTCTACACGTTTACCAAGTAAGTTTTGACGGAAACGACCTTGCTTCCCTTTTAACATATGTGAAAGGGATTTTAAAGGACGGTTACCAGGACCAGTTACCGGACGACCACGACGACCATTGTCGATTAGGGCATCTACCGCTTCTTGTAACATACGTTTTTCGTTTTGAACGATGATGCTCGGTGCACCAAGGTCAAGTAAACGTTTTAAACGGTTGTTACGGTTAATAACACGACGGTAAAGATCGTTTAAATCTGATGTTGCAAAACGACCACCATCTAATTGCACCATTGGACGAAGCTCTGGTGGAATTACAGGAAGTACATCTAAAATCATCCATTCTGGTTTGTTACCTGAGTTACGGAATGATTCGATTACTTCTAAACGTTTAATCGCACGCGTACGACGTTGCCCTTGTGCAGATTTAAGCTCTTCTTTTAGAGACGCTGTTTCATCTTCAAGATCAATTTTTTCTAATAGGCGTTTAATTGCTTCTGCACCCATTGCCGCTTCAAAATCTTTACCAAATTTTTCACGGTATGCACGATACTCTTTCTCAGAAAGCAAGTCTTTAAAACCTAAAGAAGTTTGACCTGGCTCAATCACAACATAAGAAGCGAAATAAATCACTTCTTCTAATGCACGCGGAGACATATCTAAAAGAAGACCCATACGGCTTGGAATTCCTTTGAAATACCAAATATGAGATACAGGTGCTGCAAGTTCGATGTGTCCTTGACGTTCACGACGTACTTTTGCACGTGTTACTTCAACCCCACAACGGTCACAAACTACGCCTTTATATCGAACGCGTTTGTATTTACCACAGTGACATTCCCAGTCTTTCGTTGGTCCGAAAATGCGTTCACAGAATAGACCATCTTTTTCTGGTTTTAATGTACGGTAGTTAATTGTTTCTGGTTTTTTTACTTCACCATATGACCAAGAACGAATCTTATCAGGGGAAGCTAAACCAATTTTCATATATTCAAATTCATTAACATCTATCAAGGAGCCTACCTCCCTTTAGTTATAAGTCTTTAAATGACTTTATTTGTAGCTCGGCAATTGCAATATTTCATACTAGGCCATAATGAAATTTGCCTTTATACATTACCATTCATAAAGAAGAATCGAGCAGGACATAACCTGCCCGATTCAATTTGAAATTATTCAATTGACTCTACTGGGTCTTCTTTATCATCAGCAGGTTTTGGATTTTCCATTTCAGGAACTGGTGCAGTTACTTCTTCTTCATCGTCAAGGTCGCGAAGTTCTACTTCCTCGTCGTTGATTGTTAGCATCTTCACATCCATACCTAGTGATTGAAGTTCTTTAATTAATACTTTAAATGATTCAGGAACACCTGGTTCTGGAACACTTTCACCTTTAACAATGGCTTCGTATGTTTTCACACGACCTACAACATCATCTGATTTTACAGTTAAAATCTCTTGTAATGTGTAAGCAGCACCATATGCTTCAAGTGCCCAAACCTCCATCTCACCGAATCGCTGACCACCAAATTGTGCTTTACCACCAAGCGGTTGTTGCGTTACTAATGAGTAAGGTCCCGTTGAACGTGCATGAAGTTTATCGTCAACCATGTGGGCAAGTTTGATCATATACATGATACCAACTGATACACGACTGTCGAATGGCTCACCTGAACGTCCATCATAAAGTGTTGTTTTACCATCACGATCCATACCAGCTTCTTCCATCGTTTCCCAAACATCATCTTCGTTAGCGCCGTCAAATACAGGTGTAGCCATGTGTACGCCTAAATAACGTGCTGCCATACCTAAGTGAAGCTCTAAAACTTGTCCGATATTCATACGAGATGGTACGCCAAGTGGGTTAAGCATGATGTCTACCGGTGTGCCATCTGGCATAAACGGCATATCTTCTTCTGGTAAGATACGTGAGATAACCCCTTTGTTACCATGTCGTCCGGCCATTTTGTCCCCAACGCGGATTTTACGTTTTTGAACAATATAAGCACGTACTAATTGGTTAACTCCTGGTGGTAATTCGTCACCATCTTCACGATTAAATACTTTAACATCTAGGATAATACCGCCCGCTCCGTGTGGTACTCGTAAAGACGTGTCACGTACTTCGCGTGCTTTTTCACCAAAGATAGCATGTAATAAACGCTCTTCCGCAGTTAACTCTGTAACTCCTTTAGGCGTCACTTTACCTACTAAAATATCACCGTCGCGAACTTCTGCACCGATGCGAATGATACCACGATCGTCTAAATTACGAAGTGCATCTTCCCCTACGTTTGGAATATCACGTGTGATTTCTTCAGGTCCTAGTTTTGTATCACGTGCTTCTGATTCATATTCTTCAATATGAACAGATGTATATACATCATCCTTTACAAGGCGTTCACTCATAATAACCGCATCTTCGTAGTTAAAGCCATCCCATGTCATGAATGCGATAAGTACGTTTTGACCAAGTGCTAATTCGCCTTTTTCCATTGAAGGACCATCAGCTAAAATATCACGAGGTTTCACACGATCGCCAATTTTTACGATTGGACGTTGGTTATATGAAGTACCTTGGTTTGAACGAATGAATTTTTGTAATTTGTACTTTGTTAAATCACCTTTAACTTCTTTGCCTTCAATTGTTTCAATACGACGAACGTGAATAGAACGTGCTTCAACATGTTCAACAATACCGTCGAATTTTGCAATGACTGCAGCACCTGAGTCACGTGCATCTACGTGTTCCATACCTGTACCTACATATGGTGCATTTGGATAAAGTAATGGAACCGCTTGACGTTGCATGTTCGCACCCATTAACGCACGGTTAGAGTCATCGTTTTCTAAGAACGGGATACATGCAGTGGCAGCAGATACAACCTGTTTTGGTGATACGTCCATGTAGTCGATACGGTCTTTACTAAATACAGTGTTATCTCCACGGAAGCGTCCTACAACTTCTTCCTTCACGAAAGTACCATCTTCATTTAATAAAGAGTTTGCTTGTGCAACTACATAGTTATCTTCTTCATCAGCCGTTAAGTAATGAATATCCTTCGTTACAGCACTTGTGTTTGGATCAACACGACGATACGGCGTTTCGATGAAGCCGAATTTATTTACTTTTGCGAACGATGAAAGCGAGTTAATTAAACCAATGTTTGGTCCCTCTGGTGTTTCAATCGGACACATACGACCATAGTGAGAATAGTGAACGTCACGTACTTCCATACCAGCACGCTCACGAGTTAAACCACCAGGTCCTAATGCAGATAGACGACGTTTATGCGTTAATTCTGCAAGTGGGTTTGTTTGGTCCATGAATTGCGATAATTGCGAGCTACCAAAGAACTCTTTAATTGACGCAATTACTGGACGGATATTAATTAATTGTTGTGGCACGATAGCAGCTGTATCATTGATTGACATACGCTCACGTACAACACGTTCCATACGAGATAAACCGATACGGAATTGGTTTTGTAAAAGCTCACCAACTGAACGTAGACGACGATTACCTAAGTGATCAATATCATCTGTATTCCCTACGCCATATAATAAGTTGAAGAAGTATGATACAGAAGCGATTACATCAGCTGGTGTAATATTCTTCACTTCTTCATCGATATATGCGTTTGAAATAACGTTAATTTCTTTTTGAGCTTCGTCATTCGGTGCGAAAATTTTGATCGATTGGATTGTAATATCCTCTTCTAATACACCACCAACTTGTGTTAGTGTACGGAAGCCCGTACCCGCTTCTAAATAAGGGATTAACTTATCTAAAGTACGACGATCTAATAATGTACCTGCTTCTACAAGAATCTCACCTGTTTCTGAATCTACAAGTGTTTCAGCAATCGTTTGGTTAAACAGACGATTCTTAATGTGAAGCTTTTTGTTCATTTTGTAACGACCAACATTCGCCAAGTCATAGCGCTTTGCGTCAAAGAAGCGAGAATATAAAAGGTTCTTCGCTGATTCAACTGTTGGTGGCTCACCTGGACGCAAACGCTCATAGATTTCAAGAAGCGCTTTTTCAGTGCTTTCTGTGTTATCTTTTTCAAGCGTGTTACGTAAGTATTCATTGTCACCAATGATATCTAAAATTTCTTGATCTGAACCGAAACCTAATGCACGTAATAATACTGTTGCTGGAAGTTTACGTGTACGATCGATACGAACGTATACAACATCCTTTGCATCAATTTCGTATTCTAACCATGCACCACGGTTTGGAATCACTGTTGCGCCAAAACCTTTTTTACCGTTTTTGTCCGTTTTGTCGTGGAAATATACACTTGGAGAACGAACTAATTGCGAAACGATAACGCGCTCAGCACCATTAATAATAAACGTGCCTGTTTCCGTCATTAATGGGAAATCACCCATGAAGACTTCTTGTTCTTTTACTTCTTTTGTTTCTTTGTTGTGTAAACGTACTTTTACGCGCAATGGTGCAGCATAAGTTACGTCACGTTCTTTACATTCATCAACATCATACTTAGGATTTCCTAATTTGTAGTCGACGAATTCTAATGAAAGATTACCTGTAAAATCTTCGATTGGAGAAATGTCGTGGAACATCTCACGCAACCCTTCTTCAAGGAACCACTCATAAGATGCTGTTTGGATTTCGATTAAATTCGGAAGTTCCAGCACCTCACTAATACGCGCAAAGCTTCTACGCTGGCGGTGTTGTCCGTACTGAACTAGTTGACCTGTCAACTCATTCACCCCTCAATAAAGCGATAATAGGTCTTTGCAAAACCTTACAAATAGTGTATGATTTCGAAAGACGAAAAGAAAACGAGTCTTTTATAAGACCTCATTTTCGGTTAAACTAAACATATTCTTAGTAAGTATGCCCATAAAAACCTTTATGTTATGCAAAAGGGCACACTACCTCAAAATAATAATTTTGCATTTTATAATGTTATCATAGTCAATTTGTCAAGTCAATCTTCCGAGTCAATCTTACTTATTTTTTTGCACGTATGATCCAGTACCCTTTTTTCTTCTCGACAACTTCTACTTTTGAAAACATTCCCTCTAAATGACTCACCGTTGAAGGCGCACCCTGCTTCTTCTGAATTACAACCCACAGTTCACCATCTTCAACTAGCAATTGATAGGCACCGTCATAAAACTTAAAAACTGTATCCTTACCAGCACGAATAGGTGGATTTGTTAAAATAGCTGCAGCATTCGTTTCAGGTGATACAGCACTTAAGCCATCACTTTCAAAAATTCGTACATTTTGAATCCCGTTTAGTTGTGCATTTTTTTGTGACAACGCAACAGCTCGCGTATTGATATCCATCATTAACACTTCACGCTCTGGATTTACTTTTGCAATAGACAATCCAATCGGTCCATAACCACAACCAACATCAAGTATATCTCCTGCAATTTTTGGCATCTCAAAAGCGTCTATTAACACACGGGAGCCAAAATCTACTTCGCTTTTGCTAAATACACCTGCATCTGTTTCAAACATAAATGTATTTCCTAATAAAGTAAACTTCCATTGGCGTGGTTTACTATCAGTTTGAGGCTTATTGGAATAATAATGTTCAGACATATGACACGCCTCCTCAAAAAATTAAAATAAAGAAAAGCTCGCCGCAAAACTGTGACGAGCTTTTCTTATGAAGCTAAGCATAACGCCTAGCAACGAAAGTTAAACTAAAATTATTTAACTTCTACTGAAGCGCCAACTTCTTCAAGTTTAGCTTTAATAGCTTCAGCGTCATCTTTAGAGATACCTTCTTTAAGAGCTTTAGGAGCGTTGTCAACAACCTCTTTAGCTTCTTTTAGGCCTAAACCAGTGATTTCACGAACCACTTTGATTACTTTAATTTTTTCTGCACCAGCTGATGCTAAGATTACGTCAAATTCAGTTTTCTCTTCTGCTGCTGCTGCACCGCCAGCTACTACAGCTACTGGAGCTGCTGCTGTTACACCGAATTCTTCTTCGATTGCTTTTACTAAATCGTTTAACTCTAGAACTGTCATAGCTTTGATAGCTTCTAAGATTTGCTCATTGTTCATTTTAATTTCCTCCTATGGAATGTTTTATAGTTTTTAGGCCACTAAGCCGTTTTTTGAAGTTGGGATGCGAAAATTACGCGCCTTGCTCTTCTTTTTGTTCTGCAACAGCTTTTGTTGCAAGTGCGAAGTTGCGCACTGGAGCTTGAAGTACAGATAAAAGCATTGATAGTAGACCTTCGCGAGATGGAAGTTCTGCAAGAGCTTTAACGTCTTCAGCAGATGCCACAGTACCTTCGATAATACCAGCTTTAATTTCAAGTGCTTCGTTTTTCTTAGCGAAATCGTTGATAATTTTAGCAGGAGCTACTACATCCACGTTAGAGAATGCGATAGCGTTTGGACCAGTTAAAAATTCA is drawn from Solibacillus sp. R5-41 and contains these coding sequences:
- the rplL gene encoding 50S ribosomal protein L7/L12, translated to MNNEQILEAIKAMTVLELNDLVKAIEEEFGVTAAAPVAVVAGGAAAAEEKTEFDVILASAGAEKIKVIKVVREITGLGLKEAKEVVDNAPKALKEGISKDDAEAIKAKLEEVGASVEVK
- the rplJ gene encoding 50S ribosomal protein L10 encodes the protein MSKAIETKKVQVQEIADKFSAAASVVVVDYRGLTVAQATELRKQLREAGVEFKVYKNTLSRRATESVGLEGINEFLTGPNAIAFSNVDVVAPAKIINDFAKKNEALEIKAGIIEGTVASAEDVKALAELPSREGLLSMLLSVLQAPVRNFALATKAVAEQKEEQGA
- a CDS encoding class I SAM-dependent methyltransferase — its product is MSEHYYSNKPQTDSKPRQWKFTLLGNTFMFETDAGVFSKSEVDFGSRVLIDAFEMPKIAGDILDVGCGYGPIGLSIAKVNPEREVLMMDINTRAVALSQKNAQLNGIQNVRIFESDGLSAVSPETNAAAILTNPPIRAGKDTVFKFYDGAYQLLVEDGELWVVIQKKQGAPSTVSHLEGMFSKVEVVEKKKGYWIIRAKK
- the rpoB gene encoding DNA-directed RNA polymerase subunit beta; the protein is MNELTGQLVQYGQHRQRRSFARISEVLELPNLIEIQTASYEWFLEEGLREMFHDISPIEDFTGNLSLEFVDYKLGNPKYDVDECKERDVTYAAPLRVKVRLHNKETKEVKEQEVFMGDFPLMTETGTFIINGAERVIVSQLVRSPSVYFHDKTDKNGKKGFGATVIPNRGAWLEYEIDAKDVVYVRIDRTRKLPATVLLRALGFGSDQEILDIIGDNEYLRNTLEKDNTESTEKALLEIYERLRPGEPPTVESAKNLLYSRFFDAKRYDLANVGRYKMNKKLHIKNRLFNQTIAETLVDSETGEILVEAGTLLDRRTLDKLIPYLEAGTGFRTLTQVGGVLEEDITIQSIKIFAPNDEAQKEINVISNAYIDEEVKNITPADVIASVSYFFNLLYGVGNTDDIDHLGNRRLRSVGELLQNQFRIGLSRMERVVRERMSINDTAAIVPQQLINIRPVIASIKEFFGSSQLSQFMDQTNPLAELTHKRRLSALGPGGLTRERAGMEVRDVHYSHYGRMCPIETPEGPNIGLINSLSSFAKVNKFGFIETPYRRVDPNTSAVTKDIHYLTADEEDNYVVAQANSLLNEDGTFVKEEVVGRFRGDNTVFSKDRIDYMDVSPKQVVSAATACIPFLENDDSNRALMGANMQRQAVPLLYPNAPYVGTGMEHVDARDSGAAVIAKFDGIVEHVEARSIHVRRIETIEGKEVKGDLTKYKLQKFIRSNQGTSYNQRPIVKIGDRVKPRDILADGPSMEKGELALGQNVLIAFMTWDGFNYEDAVIMSERLVKDDVYTSVHIEEYESEARDTKLGPEEITRDIPNVGEDALRNLDDRGIIRIGAEVRDGDILVGKVTPKGVTELTAEERLLHAIFGEKAREVRDTSLRVPHGAGGIILDVKVFNREDGDELPPGVNQLVRAYIVQKRKIRVGDKMAGRHGNKGVISRILPEEDMPFMPDGTPVDIMLNPLGVPSRMNIGQVLELHLGMAARYLGVHMATPVFDGANEDDVWETMEEAGMDRDGKTTLYDGRSGEPFDSRVSVGIMYMIKLAHMVDDKLHARSTGPYSLVTQQPLGGKAQFGGQRFGEMEVWALEAYGAAYTLQEILTVKSDDVVGRVKTYEAIVKGESVPEPGVPESFKVLIKELQSLGMDVKMLTINDEEVELRDLDDEEEVTAPVPEMENPKPADDKEDPVESIE